One part of the Thiomicrospira cyclica ALM1 genome encodes these proteins:
- the dnaE gene encoding DNA polymerase III subunit alpha produces the protein MADAPATFVHLHLHSEYSVKDSLLHIKPLVAKVKGLGQPALALTDQSNMFALLKFYNAARSQGIKPLLGADLWVHHEGEVFSITLLCQNHSGYLNLSKLISQAYLTNQQVYQANQLPLVEQAWLAEHQAGLIVLLGLHSNIGQALARGNQALADQQQAWWQTHFADRVYLELVRTQRPGEEAFIQQVLPLAQAWQWPVVATNDVRFLAREDFDAHEIRCCIHSGYVIEDPNRPRTYSEEQYLKSADEMQALFADIPQAITNTWLIAQRCNLSLDLGTYYLPEFPIPPDMTLDEYFRHECHKGLDARLAFLFGDLAAEDFNAKQQEYRDRLDFELNTILQMGFPGYFLIVADFIQWAKNNQIPVGPGRGSGAGSLVAYALNITDLDPIQYDLLFERFLNPERVSMPDFDVDFCMERRDEVIDYVSRHYGRDHVSQIITYGTMAAKAVVRDVGRVLGHPYGMVDGVAKLIPNELGIKLKDALEKEEDLKQRYRDDEEVKMLLDYALKLEGTVRNVGKHAGGVVIGPKPLDYYCPLYSEADGRGVVTQLDKNDVETIGLVKFDFLGLRTLTIIDWALQAINAGKQPDDEGFVDINRIPLADPKVFELIKTGKTTGVFQLESAGMQDLIRRLRPDCFEDIIALVALFRPGPLESGMVDNFIARKHGKEAVSYPDAQYQHDSLKEILEPTYGIILYQEQVMQIAQVLSGYTLGGADMLRRAMGKKKPEEMAKERGKFEQGAIDNGVDGQLAMKIFDLVEKFAGYGFNKSHSAAYALVSYQSAWLKTHYPAHFMAAQISSDMDNTDKVVHMINECYAMNLTLLPPDINRCAIRFQAADPQTIIYGLGAIKGVGEAALDQVLADRQANGPFSDLFDFANRAGKKINRRVLEALIRAGAFDSLHTNRQAMLESVAMALTQADQFLTNAQSGQSDLFGELAADMAPPAQLAVVAEMPERQRLQGEKDTLGLYLTGHPIEAYRQELADYARLSLAQLTPNKYEKRWVAGLVVAIRTKNTRSGDKMAFITLDDRTARLEVVCRPAVFDAVRDWLRVDEVVLIKGAVSEDNFNGGIKLDAEQLVTLAEMRAQEARAIKLYCDIDQLAESKIAALQDGLLPYWATPEQQGLPLVLECYQQVDGARVSMQLKSQEMVRPEDGLLEVLHQQAWSLEVVKKRQ, from the coding sequence ATGGCTGACGCTCCAGCAACATTTGTTCATTTGCATTTGCACTCTGAATACTCGGTTAAAGATAGTTTACTTCATATTAAACCGCTAGTGGCAAAGGTCAAGGGTCTCGGGCAACCTGCGTTGGCCTTGACCGATCAATCCAATATGTTTGCGTTATTGAAATTTTATAACGCAGCACGGAGTCAGGGCATAAAACCTTTATTAGGTGCTGATTTGTGGGTGCATCATGAGGGTGAGGTGTTTAGCATCACTTTGTTGTGTCAGAATCATAGCGGTTATCTGAATCTTTCTAAGCTGATTTCGCAAGCCTATTTAACCAATCAACAGGTCTATCAAGCCAATCAATTACCCTTAGTTGAGCAGGCTTGGTTGGCCGAGCATCAAGCGGGTTTGATTGTCTTGTTAGGTTTGCATAGTAATATCGGCCAAGCGCTAGCACGGGGTAATCAAGCCCTAGCCGATCAGCAGCAGGCCTGGTGGCAAACCCATTTTGCCGACCGGGTTTATTTGGAGCTGGTGCGCACGCAACGGCCTGGAGAAGAGGCGTTTATTCAGCAGGTGTTGCCTTTAGCGCAGGCTTGGCAGTGGCCCGTGGTGGCAACTAATGATGTGCGTTTTTTAGCCCGCGAAGACTTTGATGCCCACGAAATTCGCTGTTGTATTCATAGTGGTTATGTCATAGAAGATCCAAACCGTCCGCGTACCTATTCTGAGGAGCAGTATCTAAAATCGGCCGATGAAATGCAGGCACTATTTGCCGATATTCCTCAGGCGATTACCAATACGTGGTTGATTGCTCAACGCTGTAATTTGAGCTTGGATTTGGGTACCTACTATTTACCGGAGTTTCCGATTCCACCGGACATGACGCTGGACGAGTATTTTCGGCACGAATGTCATAAGGGTTTGGATGCACGGTTGGCGTTTTTATTTGGTGATTTAGCGGCCGAGGATTTTAACGCCAAGCAACAGGAGTACCGTGACCGATTAGATTTTGAGCTGAACACCATTTTGCAAATGGGTTTTCCGGGCTATTTTTTAATCGTTGCCGATTTTATTCAATGGGCTAAAAATAATCAGATTCCGGTTGGGCCGGGGCGGGGTTCGGGCGCGGGTTCTTTGGTGGCCTATGCCTTAAACATTACCGATTTAGATCCGATTCAATACGACCTGCTATTCGAACGTTTTTTGAATCCGGAGCGGGTATCGATGCCCGACTTTGACGTCGATTTTTGTATGGAACGCCGTGATGAGGTGATTGATTATGTGTCACGTCATTATGGCCGTGACCATGTTTCGCAGATTATTACTTACGGCACTATGGCGGCGAAAGCGGTGGTGCGCGATGTGGGGCGTGTGCTGGGTCATCCTTATGGCATGGTCGATGGGGTGGCCAAACTGATTCCAAATGAGTTGGGGATTAAGCTGAAGGATGCGCTCGAAAAGGAAGAAGATTTAAAACAGCGCTACCGTGACGACGAAGAGGTCAAAATGCTGTTGGATTACGCATTGAAGCTGGAAGGCACGGTGCGTAATGTCGGCAAGCACGCTGGTGGGGTGGTGATTGGACCGAAGCCGCTGGATTATTACTGTCCGCTTTATTCCGAAGCCGATGGTCGTGGTGTGGTAACCCAGCTAGATAAAAATGATGTTGAAACCATTGGTTTGGTGAAATTTGACTTTTTGGGCTTGCGGACCCTTACCATTATTGATTGGGCACTACAGGCGATTAATGCCGGCAAACAACCGGATGATGAAGGCTTTGTTGATATTAATCGCATTCCTTTAGCCGATCCGAAAGTGTTTGAGCTGATTAAAACCGGTAAAACCACCGGGGTGTTTCAGTTGGAATCGGCCGGGATGCAGGATTTGATTCGTCGTCTGCGTCCGGACTGTTTTGAAGATATAATCGCTTTGGTGGCGCTGTTTCGTCCCGGCCCGTTGGAATCGGGAATGGTCGATAACTTTATTGCGCGTAAGCATGGTAAAGAAGCGGTGTCCTATCCCGATGCCCAGTATCAGCATGACAGTTTAAAAGAAATTCTGGAGCCGACCTACGGCATTATCCTTTACCAAGAGCAGGTTATGCAGATTGCCCAGGTACTGTCTGGCTATACCCTGGGCGGCGCCGATATGTTACGCCGAGCGATGGGCAAGAAAAAGCCCGAAGAAATGGCCAAAGAGCGTGGCAAGTTTGAGCAGGGCGCGATTGATAACGGCGTTGATGGTCAGTTGGCGATGAAGATTTTTGACTTGGTTGAAAAGTTCGCCGGTTATGGTTTTAACAAGTCTCACTCCGCTGCCTATGCCTTAGTATCTTATCAGTCGGCTTGGCTAAAAACCCATTATCCGGCTCATTTTATGGCCGCACAGATTTCATCGGACATGGATAATACCGATAAAGTAGTGCACATGATTAATGAGTGCTACGCGATGAATTTAACCCTGTTGCCGCCGGATATTAATCGCTGTGCGATTCGCTTTCAGGCAGCGGATCCGCAAACGATTATTTATGGCCTGGGCGCGATTAAAGGTGTCGGTGAGGCGGCTTTGGATCAGGTGCTGGCGGATCGCCAAGCGAATGGGCCTTTTAGCGATTTATTTGATTTTGCTAATCGCGCCGGCAAGAAGATTAACCGACGTGTTTTAGAAGCCTTGATTCGAGCCGGTGCGTTTGATTCGTTACACACCAATCGCCAAGCGATGTTGGAATCGGTGGCCATGGCCTTGACACAGGCGGATCAGTTTTTAACCAATGCGCAATCGGGTCAGAGTGATTTGTTTGGTGAATTGGCCGCTGATATGGCCCCACCAGCACAATTAGCTGTGGTCGCTGAAATGCCAGAACGCCAACGCTTGCAGGGCGAAAAAGATACCCTAGGCTTGTATTTAACCGGCCACCCCATTGAAGCTTATCGCCAAGAATTGGCGGATTATGCCCGTTTGAGCTTGGCGCAGCTAACGCCGAATAAATACGAGAAACGCTGGGTAGCCGGCCTGGTGGTGGCGATTCGGACCAAAAATACCCGTAGTGGCGACAAAATGGCGTTTATTACCCTTGATGATCGCACCGCGCGTTTGGAAGTGGTGTGCCGCCCAGCGGTGTTTGATGCCGTACGCGACTGGTTGCGGGTTGATGAAGTCGTGTTGATAAAGGGTGCTGTTAGCGAAGATAACTTTAATGGCGGTATTAAATTAGATGCCGAACAGCTGGTTACTCTGGCTGAAATGCGGGCACAAGAAGCGCGGGCGATTAAGCTATATTGTGATATTGATCAGCTGGCGGAGTCTAAAATAGCGGCACTCCAAGATGGCCTGCTACCCTATTGGGCCACGCCCGAACAACAGGGTTTACCCTTAGTGCTGGAGTGCTATCAGCAGGTTGATGGTGCACGGGTGAGTATGCAATTAAAATCCCAGGAGATGGTGCGGCCAGAAGATGGTTTATTAGAGGTGTTGCATCAGCAGGCCTGGTCATTAGAGGTAGTGAAAAAACGCCAATAA
- a CDS encoding sodium/solute symporter, whose protein sequence is MENIVAFGVVVLGILLSLYISYYHRRSTASTANFYVAGGGISPRVNGMAMFGDYASAASFLGVAGAVALMGVDGWWLALGFFAAWIVVLLIIAGPLKNVGKFTVADVLNARYEGSEKGIRMIAMISTLVLCVMYLVPQIVGAGLLFNLLLGWDYLYTVIVTGSLMAIFVIMGGMKGTSYNQAVQGAILFGALMFLLVFGIIAFFGGNPVGMVIEGKEIVPPLVAAGNAEAVAAIAGMTNAESAVAIETVRGMMTDAPNAISPGVGLRDLMNNASLVLALFLGVLGLPHILIRFYTVSNAKDARKSAEFTIWGLAIFYGSVFFVGLIAMYALYPTLVELLAAGQRGVATNMTMPMLGEMMGGQLLMGVIAAGAMAAMLSTSAGLLISATTSLSHDLYKGVLRPNSTDAEQVRFAKFGAGTLAVVAIGMSIWLQEQNVAMLVAMCFGIAASTFAPALVFAVWWRKLTSQAVIIGMAAGLVSSLIFTFAAFFGTKTVLGIDVLVNPALYSVPLAVIVTVVVSYLTSNRGKTEEFMAQAHGK, encoded by the coding sequence ATGGAAAATATCGTTGCTTTTGGCGTTGTTGTTCTCGGTATCTTATTATCCCTATACATTAGTTACTATCACCGTCGTTCTACGGCATCGACAGCTAACTTTTATGTAGCTGGTGGTGGCATTTCACCGCGCGTTAATGGTATGGCCATGTTTGGTGACTATGCCAGTGCCGCGAGTTTCTTGGGTGTGGCCGGTGCCGTTGCCTTGATGGGTGTTGATGGTTGGTGGTTAGCACTGGGCTTTTTTGCCGCCTGGATAGTTGTTTTGCTTATCATTGCTGGCCCGTTAAAAAATGTCGGTAAGTTTACCGTTGCCGACGTATTGAACGCACGTTATGAAGGGTCTGAAAAAGGTATTCGCATGATTGCGATGATTTCGACCTTGGTATTGTGTGTTATGTATCTGGTGCCACAGATTGTGGGCGCGGGCTTGTTATTTAACCTGTTATTAGGTTGGGATTATTTGTACACGGTTATCGTAACCGGTTCCTTAATGGCGATTTTCGTTATTATGGGCGGTATGAAGGGAACCTCTTATAACCAAGCGGTACAGGGTGCTATTTTATTTGGTGCCTTGATGTTCTTACTCGTGTTTGGGATTATTGCTTTCTTTGGCGGTAACCCAGTGGGTATGGTTATTGAAGGTAAAGAGATTGTGCCGCCGTTGGTTGCAGCTGGTAATGCCGAAGCCGTTGCGGCGATTGCTGGTATGACCAATGCTGAAAGCGCTGTAGCGATTGAAACGGTTCGCGGTATGATGACTGACGCACCGAATGCGATTTCACCGGGCGTTGGCTTACGTGACTTGATGAATAACGCCAGTTTGGTATTGGCTTTGTTCTTGGGTGTATTAGGCTTACCTCATATTTTGATTCGTTTCTATACAGTATCGAATGCAAAAGATGCGCGTAAATCAGCTGAGTTCACCATTTGGGGCTTAGCGATTTTCTACGGCAGCGTGTTCTTTGTTGGTTTGATTGCGATGTATGCCTTATACCCAACCCTGGTTGAGTTATTAGCGGCGGGACAACGTGGTGTTGCCACCAATATGACTATGCCAATGCTTGGTGAGATGATGGGCGGTCAATTGTTGATGGGTGTGATTGCAGCCGGTGCGATGGCGGCGATGCTAAGTACCTCAGCAGGCCTGCTAATCTCAGCAACAACCAGTTTGTCGCATGACTTGTATAAAGGTGTGTTGCGTCCTAACTCGACCGATGCCGAGCAGGTTCGTTTTGCTAAATTTGGTGCGGGTACGCTGGCTGTTGTTGCGATTGGTATGTCAATCTGGTTACAAGAGCAGAACGTGGCCATGTTGGTTGCGATGTGTTTTGGTATCGCAGCGAGTACCTTTGCCCCGGCATTAGTATTTGCGGTTTGGTGGCGTAAGTTAACCAGCCAAGCGGTCATTATTGGTATGGCAGCAGGCCTGGTATCTTCGTTAATCTTTACCTTTGCAGCCTTCTTTGGTACCAAAACGGTATTGGGGATTGATGTGTTGGTTAACCCAGCGCTTTACTCTGTACCCTTAGCGGTGATTGTGACGGTGGTGGTGAGTTATCTAACCAGTAACCGTGGTAAAACAGAAGAGTTCATGGCGCAAGCCCATGGCAAATAA
- a CDS encoding putative nucleotidyltransferase substrate binding domain-containing protein produces MAMSELVSFLAQVHPFDRLPETDLATAATAIDLVYFAPDQIIPLSQQQDPYLYLVLKGRVAECHDEEGGNHCALYGPNAQFGAAMLLQQQTQLTYHAVEETLTYRMANEVFQRLLKNNPDFEAFYFNDITEKLSRFHQQLQMESSSEAMMDAVKIAPLHALVTLDSTTDIKNCVEQMEYFKTDACLVMDGERQGVITSSDLLRGLAIHGFDLTSPIADMVSYPVISIDKNDYLFNALLKMTRFGVDRLMVRDKQSFIGVLHQKELMSLFANQSGLVMLTLERAQTVDDLQKVTQQIDDLVAGLSNKGVKTHYIAKLVNELHRKLQAKLWQILDVEQQFTDATFIVMGSEGRSEQVVRTDQDNAVIFDERIDANVLAEFCETYSAELIQLGFPPCPGHIMVSNPQWRLSETAFAQQVIDWFENPSQERFMHLSILLDAQAVQGDPARLERLKAVLATQVQKRQMFLAQFARSVLQFDTPIGLFGRLITQKDAGHSIDLKKGGIFPIIHGVRCLALEYGVAKTNTHWRIRDLINHNVFDERFGVELGETLNFLNTLRLQGMLEQKALDLPVDNAIKTDSLSQLQQDLLKDAFGVVNNFKKFVEQHYKFEGGL; encoded by the coding sequence ATGGCGATGTCCGAGTTAGTGAGTTTTTTAGCCCAGGTTCACCCGTTTGATCGGTTGCCAGAAACGGATTTGGCCACAGCGGCAACGGCCATCGATTTGGTCTATTTTGCTCCTGATCAAATAATTCCCTTGTCGCAACAGCAAGATCCCTATTTGTACTTGGTACTCAAAGGGCGTGTGGCCGAATGTCATGATGAAGAGGGGGGTAATCATTGTGCGCTCTATGGACCGAATGCCCAGTTTGGTGCCGCGATGTTGCTGCAACAACAAACGCAATTGACCTATCATGCGGTTGAAGAAACCCTAACCTATCGCATGGCGAATGAAGTGTTTCAGCGCTTATTAAAAAATAATCCGGACTTTGAGGCGTTTTATTTTAATGATATTACTGAAAAGTTAAGTCGCTTTCATCAGCAGTTGCAAATGGAATCGTCCTCAGAGGCGATGATGGATGCGGTGAAAATTGCGCCATTACATGCTTTAGTTACGCTGGATAGCACCACGGATATAAAGAACTGCGTCGAACAGATGGAATATTTTAAAACCGATGCCTGCTTGGTGATGGATGGCGAGCGTCAAGGGGTGATTACCTCATCCGATTTGTTACGCGGTTTGGCGATTCACGGTTTTGATTTGACCAGTCCGATTGCGGATATGGTCAGCTATCCGGTGATTTCGATTGATAAGAATGATTATCTATTTAATGCCTTATTAAAAATGACCCGCTTTGGGGTTGATCGCCTCATGGTGCGCGATAAGCAATCCTTTATAGGAGTGTTACATCAAAAAGAGCTGATGAGCTTATTTGCCAATCAATCCGGCCTAGTCATGTTGACGCTTGAGCGGGCGCAGACAGTCGATGATTTACAAAAGGTCACCCAGCAGATTGATGATTTAGTCGCTGGTTTATCAAACAAAGGCGTAAAAACGCACTATATCGCAAAGTTGGTGAATGAGTTACACCGTAAGTTGCAGGCGAAGCTCTGGCAAATTTTGGATGTTGAACAGCAGTTTACCGATGCGACCTTTATTGTGATGGGTAGCGAAGGGCGTTCAGAGCAGGTGGTACGAACCGACCAGGATAATGCGGTCATTTTTGATGAGCGGATTGATGCTAACGTGCTGGCTGAGTTCTGCGAGACCTATTCAGCTGAATTAATTCAGCTGGGTTTTCCGCCTTGTCCCGGTCATATTATGGTTTCCAATCCGCAGTGGCGTTTAAGCGAAACCGCGTTTGCGCAGCAAGTGATTGACTGGTTTGAAAATCCATCGCAAGAACGGTTTATGCATCTGTCAATTTTATTGGATGCCCAGGCGGTGCAGGGGGACCCTGCACGCTTGGAGCGTTTAAAAGCGGTGTTAGCGACACAGGTGCAAAAACGCCAAATGTTTTTAGCCCAGTTTGCCCGCAGTGTGTTGCAGTTTGATACACCGATTGGCTTGTTTGGACGTTTAATTACTCAAAAAGATGCCGGTCATTCGATTGATTTAAAAAAGGGTGGTATTTTCCCGATTATTCATGGTGTGCGTTGTTTGGCTTTGGAATATGGTGTTGCCAAAACCAATACCCATTGGCGTATTCGTGATTTGATCAACCATAATGTGTTTGATGAGCGCTTTGGTGTCGAGCTGGGTGAAACCCTGAACTTTTTAAATACCTTACGCTTGCAAGGGATGCTTGAACAGAAGGCTTTAGACTTGCCGGTGGATAATGCGATTAAAACCGATAGCCTAAGCCAGCTTCAGCAAGATTTATTAAAAGATGCCTTTGGGGTGGTGAATAATTTCAAGAAGTTTGTTGAGCAACACTATAAGTTTGAAGGGGGCCTGTAA
- the acs gene encoding acetate--CoA ligase, producing the protein MSNNIESILTETRVFEPSDAIKQQAAIKADKLDAMYAKAEQDHVGFWADLAKEKLSWHKPFTKALDDSKAPLYRWFTDGELNVSYNCIDRHLDTKSDKLAIIFEGDKGDVHHYTYQELHDEVCRFANTLKTQGIKQGDRVIIYMPMIPQAVIAMQACARVGAIHSVVFGGFSAEALKDRVENAAAKLIITTDGGLRGGKAIPLKGAVDQALAKGCDSVKKVIVYQRTKQEVVMQDGRDIWWHEAEAGMSNYHDPVMLPADHPLFLLYTSGSTGTPKGVQHGSGGYLLNAMLTNEWMFDLNDKDVFWCTADVGWITGHSYVAYGPLAMGATIVMFEGVPTYPDAGRFWQVCQDHGVTVFYTAPTAIRALMKFGKDIPAQYDLSKLRILGTVGEPINPEAWMWYHEVIGRGECPIIDTWWQTETGAHMIAPFPGVTPLKPGSCTRPLPGIDAIVVDEEGHEIGNNSGGYLVVRKPWPSMLQTVWGDDQRYIDTYFAKFNNQYYVVGDSAHKDADGYIWILGRIDDVLNVSGHRLGTMEIESALVAHPKVAEAAVVGKPHDVKGESVFAFVVLNTDLPAGAERDAMVNELRNWVAQEIGPIAKPDDIRFGTNLPKTRSGKIMRRLLRTIAKGEEITQDTSTLEDPSILKQLQQA; encoded by the coding sequence ATGTCGAACAATATCGAGTCAATTTTGACAGAAACACGGGTCTTTGAACCCTCAGATGCCATTAAACAACAGGCTGCTATTAAGGCAGATAAACTTGATGCCATGTATGCTAAAGCCGAGCAGGATCATGTGGGTTTTTGGGCCGATTTAGCCAAGGAAAAGTTGAGCTGGCACAAGCCGTTTACCAAAGCATTGGATGATTCCAAAGCACCGCTTTATCGCTGGTTTACCGATGGTGAGTTAAATGTTTCTTATAATTGTATTGACCGTCATCTCGATACCAAAAGCGATAAATTGGCAATTATTTTTGAAGGGGATAAGGGTGATGTGCATCACTATACTTATCAAGAATTGCACGATGAAGTCTGTCGTTTTGCCAATACCTTAAAAACCCAAGGCATTAAGCAGGGTGATCGGGTCATTATTTACATGCCGATGATTCCGCAAGCGGTGATTGCGATGCAGGCCTGTGCTCGTGTTGGCGCGATTCATTCCGTAGTGTTTGGTGGCTTTTCAGCCGAGGCGTTAAAAGATCGCGTTGAAAATGCTGCGGCTAAACTGATTATTACCACCGATGGTGGTTTGCGCGGCGGTAAGGCGATTCCGCTTAAAGGTGCGGTGGATCAGGCGTTAGCGAAAGGCTGTGATTCGGTTAAAAAAGTGATTGTTTATCAGCGCACCAAACAAGAAGTGGTGATGCAAGATGGTCGTGATATTTGGTGGCATGAAGCCGAAGCGGGCATGAGTAATTATCATGATCCGGTAATGCTACCCGCCGATCATCCGCTGTTTTTGTTATATACCTCTGGCTCAACCGGGACACCGAAAGGCGTACAGCATGGCAGTGGTGGTTATCTGTTAAACGCGATGCTGACGAATGAGTGGATGTTTGATTTAAATGACAAGGATGTGTTCTGGTGTACCGCTGATGTAGGCTGGATTACCGGTCACTCTTATGTCGCCTACGGTCCGTTAGCGATGGGTGCGACCATTGTGATGTTTGAAGGCGTGCCAACCTATCCGGATGCCGGTCGTTTTTGGCAGGTGTGTCAGGATCATGGTGTTACCGTGTTCTATACCGCACCGACTGCGATTCGTGCTTTGATGAAGTTTGGTAAGGATATTCCAGCGCAGTATGATCTTTCCAAGCTGCGTATTTTAGGTACGGTGGGCGAGCCGATTAACCCAGAAGCCTGGATGTGGTATCACGAAGTGATTGGTCGCGGTGAATGTCCGATCATTGATACCTGGTGGCAAACCGAAACCGGTGCCCATATGATTGCGCCTTTCCCAGGTGTTACACCGCTTAAACCAGGTTCTTGTACGCGTCCACTACCCGGAATTGATGCGATTGTCGTCGATGAAGAAGGCCATGAGATTGGCAATAACTCAGGGGGTTATTTGGTGGTGCGCAAGCCGTGGCCATCCATGTTACAAACCGTCTGGGGTGATGATCAGCGTTATATTGACACCTATTTTGCCAAGTTTAATAACCAATATTATGTGGTTGGTGACAGTGCGCATAAAGATGCCGATGGTTACATCTGGATTTTAGGTCGTATTGACGATGTGCTAAACGTATCAGGTCATCGTTTAGGTACGATGGAAATTGAATCGGCGTTGGTCGCTCATCCAAAAGTGGCCGAAGCTGCGGTGGTCGGTAAACCCCATGATGTTAAAGGCGAATCGGTGTTTGCTTTTGTAGTCCTCAATACCGATTTGCCAGCCGGTGCGGAGCGTGATGCGATGGTTAATGAATTGCGTAACTGGGTGGCTCAAGAAATTGGCCCGATTGCCAAGCCCGACGATATTCGCTTCGGGACCAATTTACCCAAAACCCGTTCTGGCAAAATTATGCGTCGTTTATTGCGCACCATCGCCAAGGGTGAAGAAATTACTCAGGATACCTCTACTTTGGAAGATCCGTCGATTTTGAAACAGTTGCAGCAGGCTTAG